The Helianthus annuus cultivar XRQ/B chromosome 16, HanXRQr2.0-SUNRISE, whole genome shotgun sequence genome includes a window with the following:
- the LOC110915267 gene encoding bZIP transcription factor 11, whose product MASSSGNSSQIPNSGSEEDLRDQRKRKRMQSNRESARRSRMRKQKHLDDLTDQINQMKKDNAQILTTINVTTQQLVHVEADNSVLRAQMSELTQRLDYLNEINNLMGNTNNSGVTGMMYEYENHHDFINSPWNMMYINQQPIMAAAAEMLQY is encoded by the coding sequence ATGGCTTCTTCGAGTGGTAATTCGTCTCAGATCCCTAACTCCGGATCCGAAGAGGATCTGAGGGATCAGAGAAAGAGGAAGAGAATGCAATCAAACCGCGAATCGGCTCGAAGATCAAGGATGAGGAAACAAAAACACCTAGATGATCTAACGGATCAAATCAACCAGATGAAAAAGGATAACGCGCAAATCCTCACCACCATTAACGTCACCACGCAACAACTGGTCCACGTGGAAGCGGATAACTCTGTGTTGCGCGCTCAGATGAGCGAGCTAACACAGAGGTTAGATTACCTCAATGAAATCAACAATCTTATGGGTAACACCAACAATAGTGGTGTGACAGGGATGATGTATGAGTATGAAAATCATCATGATTTCATAAACAGTCCTTGGAACATGATGTATATTAATCAGCAaccaatcatggctgctgctgcAGAGATGTTACAGTACTAG